In Camelus dromedarius isolate mCamDro1 chromosome 4, mCamDro1.pat, whole genome shotgun sequence, the following are encoded in one genomic region:
- the LOC105093572 gene encoding gamma-crystallin F — protein MGKITFYEDRGFQGRHYECSSDHANLQPYLGRCNSIRVDSGCWMLYEQPNFSGCQYFLRRGDYPDYQQWMGLSDSIRSCRLIPHTSSHRLRIYEREDYRGQMVEITEDCSSLHDRFHFSEIHSFNVLEGWWVLYEMPNYRGRQYLLRPGDYRHYHDWGATSARVGSLRRAVDFY, from the exons ATGGGGAAG ATCACCTTCTACGAGGACCGGGGCTTCCAGGGCCGCCACTACGAGTGCAGCAGCGACCACGCCAACCTGCAGCCCTACTTGGGCCGCTGCAACTCCATCCGCGTGGACAGCGGCTGCTGGATGCTGTACGAGCAGCCCAACTTCTCGGGCTGCCAGTACTTCCTGCGGCGCGGGGACTACCCCGACTACCAGCAGTGGATGGGCCTCAGCGACTCCATCCGCTCCTGCCGCCTCATCCCCCAC ACCAGCTCCCACCGGCTGAGGATCTATGAGCGAGAGGACTACAGGGGCCAGATGGTGGAGATCACCGAGGACTGTTCCTCACTCCACGACCGCTTCCACTTCAGTGAGATCCACTCCTTCAATGTGCTGGAGGGCTGGTGGGTCCTCTACGAGATGCCCAACTACCGGGGGCGGCAGTACCTGCTGCGGCCGGGGGACTACAGGCACTACCACGACTGGGGGGCCACGAGTGCCCGAGTGGGCTCCTTGAGGAGGGCCGTGGATTTCTACTGA